One genomic segment of Strix aluco isolate bStrAlu1 chromosome 7, bStrAlu1.hap1, whole genome shotgun sequence includes these proteins:
- the MYOZ1 gene encoding myozenin-1 isoform X1 produces the protein MPLAGTPAPVKRKKSTKLIGKLTHEVMPQEVSKLNLGKKISIPRDVMLEELSLLTNKGSKMFKLRQLRVEKFIYENNPDAFTDNSVDHFQKFIPPGGHYGENAHGYAHGRMVGGVTAGQHGSGKQQYPAVPPRPGSKGGPRDSEGERAGELAGSGGEGGDGTGKDGKSGGKKITVFKTYISPWERAMGISPEDKSQFTIDLLSYSPKADFPHYKSFNRTAMPYGGYEKAAKRMTFKVPQFDICPLLPESLMIYNQNFSNRPSFNRTPIPWMPSGDSSEYHIEVNVPRSGETEEL, from the exons TCATGCCACAAGAGGTGTCGAAGCTGAACCTGGGGAAGAAGATCAGCATCCCCAGAGATGTGATGCTAGAAGAGCTTTCTCTCCTCACTAACAAAGGATCCAAGATGTTCAAATTACGTCAGCTGAGGGTGGAGAAGTTCATTTATGAGAATAACCCTGATGCCTTCACCGACAATTCTGTG GATCACTTTCAGAAGTTCATCCCACCAGGCGGGCATTACGGGGAAAATGCTCATGGCTATGCCCACGGGCGGATGGTAGGAGGCGTGACAGCTGGGCAGCATGGCTCCGGTAAGCAGCAGTATCCCGCTGTTCCTCCTAGACCTGGAAGCAAAGGAGGCCCTAGGGACAGCGAAGGGGAGCGTGCAGGAGAATTGGCTGGAAGTGGTGGAGAAGGAGGTGATGGTACTGGAAAAG ATGGAAAGTCAGGAGgcaaaaaaatcactgtatttaAAACTTACATCTCCCCATGGGAACGAGCAATGGGTATCAGCCCTGAGGACAAAAGTCAGTTCACCATTGACTTACTGTCATACAGTCCCAAAGCTGATTTCCCCCACTACAAGTCTTTTAACCG GACTGCCATGCCTTATGGGGGTTATGAGAAAGCAGCCAAACGGATGACCTTCAAAGTGCCTCAGTTTGATATTTGCCCTTTGCTTCCAGAATCTCTCATGATATATAATCAAAATTTCAGCAACAGACCCTCCTTCAACAGAACCCCAATACCTTGGATGCCTTCAGGAGACTCCTCTGAGTACCATATTGAGGTCAATGTGCCAAGGAGTGGTGAAACAGAAGAGCTGTAA
- the MYOZ1 gene encoding myozenin-1 isoform X2, with the protein MPQEVSKLNLGKKISIPRDVMLEELSLLTNKGSKMFKLRQLRVEKFIYENNPDAFTDNSVDHFQKFIPPGGHYGENAHGYAHGRMVGGVTAGQHGSGKQQYPAVPPRPGSKGGPRDSEGERAGELAGSGGEGGDGTGKDGKSGGKKITVFKTYISPWERAMGISPEDKSQFTIDLLSYSPKADFPHYKSFNRTAMPYGGYEKAAKRMTFKVPQFDICPLLPESLMIYNQNFSNRPSFNRTPIPWMPSGDSSEYHIEVNVPRSGETEEL; encoded by the exons ATGCCACAAGAGGTGTCGAAGCTGAACCTGGGGAAGAAGATCAGCATCCCCAGAGATGTGATGCTAGAAGAGCTTTCTCTCCTCACTAACAAAGGATCCAAGATGTTCAAATTACGTCAGCTGAGGGTGGAGAAGTTCATTTATGAGAATAACCCTGATGCCTTCACCGACAATTCTGTG GATCACTTTCAGAAGTTCATCCCACCAGGCGGGCATTACGGGGAAAATGCTCATGGCTATGCCCACGGGCGGATGGTAGGAGGCGTGACAGCTGGGCAGCATGGCTCCGGTAAGCAGCAGTATCCCGCTGTTCCTCCTAGACCTGGAAGCAAAGGAGGCCCTAGGGACAGCGAAGGGGAGCGTGCAGGAGAATTGGCTGGAAGTGGTGGAGAAGGAGGTGATGGTACTGGAAAAG ATGGAAAGTCAGGAGgcaaaaaaatcactgtatttaAAACTTACATCTCCCCATGGGAACGAGCAATGGGTATCAGCCCTGAGGACAAAAGTCAGTTCACCATTGACTTACTGTCATACAGTCCCAAAGCTGATTTCCCCCACTACAAGTCTTTTAACCG GACTGCCATGCCTTATGGGGGTTATGAGAAAGCAGCCAAACGGATGACCTTCAAAGTGCCTCAGTTTGATATTTGCCCTTTGCTTCCAGAATCTCTCATGATATATAATCAAAATTTCAGCAACAGACCCTCCTTCAACAGAACCCCAATACCTTGGATGCCTTCAGGAGACTCCTCTGAGTACCATATTGAGGTCAATGTGCCAAGGAGTGGTGAAACAGAAGAGCTGTAA